CTTTGTGGGTTTAGagtataaaatatatgcaaactGGACTCAGAGCTGAAGGCTTTCAGGAGTTCTGGCTTCAGTCTATGGCTGAATACATCATCTCTCTTCTACTCTCATTGCTGATCATCTCAACTGAAGCAGAAAAGGCAATAGATATGAACACTTGACAAATAAGGAACAGCAGTGCAGTTCTTCAATGTGACAGACACATCATAATCAATAGTGAAAGGCTGAACGATAACCTTCTTGGACTAGAAATAAGACGAGGCTGTCTGACCTCCTACTCAACATAAGCACGAAAGTGCTAACTAGAGTGACTgggcagacaaaaaaaaaataggttaaagaagaacaagggaagaaaggagacaaaaaaggggggagaagaataggacacagaaaagaaaggaatgaaatcaAAGTCATTGaaattgtaaaggaaaacaacaagCCTTCCTTCAGGAATGGTACAAACAGTATTCCATATACAAGGGTCCCCAGTGAACTCACAAAGTCCTAGATCAAGCTAATAAGCACAGCCAAGTTGAAGGAACCaagaccaacaaacaaaaacccttgttTCTATACACTAGtaataaacaatctttaaaaatcaattccATTCACAAGAATACCAGGAAGTAAAAGCTTAAGAATAAATTAAGCTAACGAAGTATacttatacataaaaattataaaacatggcttaaaaaaaaaggaaagaagggaaggaaagagaagaaagctaAGGcctaagaaacaaaagaatgccCTGTATTCGAAGACTGAAAGATCCATGACAGAAACCCCTCCCAAGTTGATTTTCAGCTCAAAACTCAACCACCTTGAACAGGCTGGTCCTAAAGTTCATATGGAATTCTAAGGACTACTGAATACACAAACCATTTTGGGAAGGAATCAAGTTAAAAGTCCCACACTTCATGTTATCAACATTTCTGCAGAATGTCAATCATCAGAACAGAACAGAATTGAGAAAAGCACgaacacagaagagagaaacacTCCATGCACCATGGCTGACAGACATCATGCTGGGAAAGGCACCATTTTCAACAAATGTGCTTAACTAATGGTCCCAGTGCAAAGCAATGAAACTGGATTTGAATCTCGTGCCATACACAAAATGGTCAGTGACATAATGGTGGTGGCAAAAACAAATGCTTAGAATAAGCAGAAGTCTCAAATCATGATTTAACAATGATGCACTCTGGGGCAAAGAGTGGAGGGAAGCATTGCTAAGTCATATCCTGAACACGCAGAGTAACCCTTACAACAAAACACAACCTAACTAAATAATGCGCAACAAGTCCTAGACAtttctacaaagaaaccctacaGATAGCCAATGAATGTATTAAAATATCCTCACATTATTactcacagaaaatgaaaatcacaagCTCAATGGGTTGCCTCTTCACATACCATGCACTATAGAATGTGTGCCAATAAGGTAGAAGCTGGAACCTTTACTCACTGGTGGGGAACCGGGCAGCCCATACTGGAAAACAAATTGGCAGCTTGATTCTCAAAAATCCAAATGTCCAATTTCTACAGAAGCCCCCAATTTCACCCCTAGCAAACAAACTTATGTCCATaccctgcctccccccaccccccacccgtacaggaccagtgagatggcttagcaggtgagATGGCTTGCTGTCAAGGTTGGTGATCTGAGTTTGAgcactggaacccacatggtggaaggagagaatttacccccacaagttgttctctgacctcgacacaggtgcacacacacttaagtaaacaaatgtaaaaaaaaaaaaaaagacatgtataCAAATGCTCACAATGTCATCATAACCTCAAAGTTCATTTTGCTAATGAACAAATACATACAGTGTAGTAATTCTCCATAATGGAATATCATTTGCCCATAAAAGGTGAGGAATGGCATATGGTTCCTGTTAAAACAGGCAGGAACCTTGAAAACAGTATGCTAAGCAAAACATACCCAATTCCATTCATATGAAATGTCCAGACTCCACTAActcagacagaaaaaaagaacagcagTTGCCAGGGGCAGCAGGAAATAGGCAATGGAGAGTGACGGCTTAATAAGTGCAGGATTTATTTTGGGAGTGATGAAATATTCTGAAATTATCGAAGACATCATGAGCGTGGTAAAGGGCACTCAAAAGTATGGTTAAGCTTATGTTGTGTTactgttatattttaaataaacaaaaccatgtaattaattaaacaaaagagAAGTCAAGTGACTTGCCTCAAATCAGGTTAAGACTAAAGCTGATCCTGGGTTCCAAATCATTCCCTCTAGCCCCTAAACTGTGAAAACTTCCATGTCAAAAGGGAGTCATGCTAGGTGGATGGTGCATGCTATTAATCACAGCTATgtaggctgaggcaagagaactgCCATGAACCtgaggtcatcttcagctacatattGAGTACAAGGCCAGGCAGGTCTAAAGGTCAGCAAGACtctgaataataataaataataataataataataataataataataataataataataataataataatataatacagggaggggaaggggagtcGTAAACAAACCAGCAAACTGAGTCAGGGGGTTCAAAGGGAAAGGGTGCTGCATACAATGCACATGAGCCTATATcgtaaaatcttttcccaagaaTGTTTAAGGgcccttttcttctgtttgcttttttgagacaggtctcactatgtagccctgtttgtcctcaaacttgctattctcctgcctcagcctccagaatgggtGGATTACTTACTCACTGCTGCTTGCTAGGGAAGTCACCAGGACATCTTGCCCGACAGTCTCCTCTATGAACCGCAGTCAACACCTGAAAATAACCCCTGTCAGCCCAGGCTGTTTCAAAAACCAGCACAACGGACTTCTGCCTTTACAAGTGCCCTGTCTCACTCTCCTTGGAGATGGATGTGCGTTGTGTCCAGAGCATGCACAGCCCAGACTCTCTTTAGACACTCGCTCCTCTCTTTTAGGTtggcaacacacatacacagtaaaaTTCGTCCCTAAGTCCCTACGGGTGTGTGTGGACCGGCCCAGGTTGGACTCCTGGGGCATCTAAGGGCAGCATCACAACAGGTCCATGACACACACCTCTCAGACCGCAAAACAGCCACCTCCACGGCCACGAGGGGACGCGCGTTGCCCGGGCACCTCTCCTCCTCTCAACGCTCTAACCAACCGCCTGGTGGCGCAGACCGGTAGGAACGACGGGGACGCGCAAAGGGAACGGGGGCGCGCGTCGGAAGAAGCCGCCCGGGTGTCGCCCACGCATGCGTCCTGGAGTCTTTTCCTCTAAGCGAGTTCCGCTCCGGAGCCGGCTCCTCCGCAGCCAGACTCCTAGTAAAGCTAGCAAGATAGTTGAGGCGACGGTAGAACTCAGAAGATCAGATAAATAGTTTCATGCAATATTTTCAATcttttttgaagtaaaaataaatatttaaggggCTGTCCTCGAGTCCAAAGCAAAAGATAAACTCCGTTGTTTTGACGTCTATTTAACTTTGATATTTTGTCaatagttattattttttattttattgttttatttaatattcctGTTAAGTATTGACTTATTTACTGAGTGTGTCCAATAAATTTTGTTGAGTTAGCATTGCTGCACCCTAGGGACCACTCTGCCCTGCTGTCACTTTTAGCATGTTGGCAGCGGTCTAGGGAGGATCAAGTGACCCACTTCTTTCTAGGTCTGTAGGTGGTCAGCAGAGCGTCTCCCCAGGCAGAGATGAAGCCTCaggagagggcaggggagagacATAGCAGCGTCCCCTACGTTACTAGTGAGTTTATTAATAGCCTTTCTCTCAAGTCATTACTACACTCAATAATAGTTGTATTGTTTTAATAGTAATAAAGATGAAAGCTGGCTATGGTGCTGTGCACTTGCTGTCCTAGCTCCTGGGACGTTGAGACAAGAgcatcaagagttcaaagtcaaccttggCTACGCAGGgattttgaagccagtctggcctAGGAGAGATGCTGTTTCagagcaaagcaaaataaaccaagGAGTAGGAGAGATGACTGCTGTTAAGggctcttgctgctctttcagaggatctgggttcagttcttagcacccatgtatGGCGGTGGCTTTCAGCACATATAACCTCCTCTCCCTGATCTGTTGCTCTTTTGTCCTTGGaaccctgtacacacacacacacacacacacacacacacacacacacacacacacacacacactctaaaataTTAAGGCTAACAACAGCACCTCCATAACTCAGCCACTGCTAGTGTAGTCAAATGAGATAtgctgttgttgctattattCTTTGGAACCCTTCCTGACACCTTACCTCACGCTCTGGGTTAAAATGGTCCCTTTTCTTTGAATTCCCCGAAGCAGTTTCTCTACCTCTGGTCGAGGGTTAGGCATCACCATCAATGGTGGAAGGTTAGCTGTCACTTCGTGGCTGATTTCCTACCATTTCATCTATATTGTCTGTTCTTCAAATACAACATGAACTTGAAAAAAACGAACTACATTTGACTCTTTATGTGGCCGAATTCATTACCCTTGTCTGAGACTTCAAGGTGAAGGTTGTTTCGTTTAACCTGTGCACTTAAAACAACGGCTAGTGTCTAGGGGTGGTTGTGGGAGAGACATTGTGAATAGAAGAAACTCCAGAAGAAGGCGGACTTAAAAGTATGACATAACCCTCCAATCCCTTTTTCACCTGAGCAAGCACTAAGTGCCCTGTCATCTCTCCTGTCTTTCTTACAATGCCAGACCCAGTGGAGCTGCTGTGCAGGGAAGAAGGTGGAACCCCAGCGTGCCCAGGGATGTGGCGATGGTTAATTACAGGAATGAGAACAGTAGATTCAAGAATTATCACTCCAGCCTGCTGCCTTGATTCCAATCTGGGAGGAAGCCTCTGGGAACCCTAGGAGTTGCAGTGGGCggtgggggcgggggcggggccgGGTCTTAGGGGCGGGGCGACGATGCTCCGCCCCGGGAAACCCGCCCAGCGCTACTGCGCTGGAGGTGCACTCATTTAGGGTTGTGATCCGAGAAGGTGGAGTGAGTGACAGCCAGCGTTCGAAGGCAGGTGGCGAGATGAGGCGGGCGCCAGCGTTCCTGAGTGCGGCTGAGGTGCAGGAGCACCTCCGCAGCTCCAGCCTCCTGATCCCGCCTTTGGAGACCGCTCTGGCCAACTTCTCCAGGGGTCCGGATGGAGGGGTCATGCAACCGGTGCGCACCGTGGTGCCGGTGGCCAAGCACCGAGGGTGAGTGAAGAGGGGACCAGAAGGGGATGGGAGAAATGATTTCAAAAGAAAGACGAGGAGGAACACCGAGGGAAGCGGTGGGAGAAGTGAGGTGAAGTCTTGCTTGATCTCTGCTAATGACAGCTGCAGCTAAAGGGGCACTACCCACCGGCACTGTGCCAAGAGGTCGATTTACACGTGCCACCTGCTGTAATTCAACGTGCTGTCCTTACTCAGCAACAGAAGAGTACTGAGGTAGTCACTCTACTAGTTGAAAACTGAGACTTCGGAGAGGTAAAGCGATTTACTGAAGCTTACACAGCTGAGAAGTCACAGGGCTGTGATGGCTTTCTGGTCTAGAGCCGGGTTGTGAGTCCTGTTccagagaaggacagaagggCAGAGGAATGCGGGCACAGGGAGCAGCGTGCCAGCAGAGCAGTGATGGAGAAAGATGAATGGGCTTCATAGAACACTTAGCACCGACTGGAaggagtttctctctctctctctctctctctctctctctctctctctctctctctctctctctctcagctctcagcttcctgggaGTCATGCCAGCCTACAGTGCAGCTGAAGATGCACTCACCACCAAGTTAGTCACCTTCTATGAGGGCCACAGCAACACATCCACCATCCCCTCCCACCAGGCTTCAGTGCTTCTCTTTGAACCCAGCAATGGCTCCCTGCTGGCGGtgagcaacttttttttttcttggggcAGATCGGGTAGAGCAAGTCCCTCCCCCAGTAGAGAGTGTCCTTTAGGCCCCGAATTAAGCCTAGAAGCTAGTTCTCCTTGAGAAGTAACATATGATTGCGAGTGACCAGACATGAGACAGCAAAGATGATCTGTGACAGCGTGTTTCTAGGACCGATTTGAGCCCACAGTGGCTGCAAGCCTGTGGCTGTGGAATAACAGTCCTGTTATTCATGCTTATGTTCTTGCCACACACTCAGATACACCAAATGCACGGCTTGAACTAAAACTGAGCAAACATTTATTCATGGACATCCCACCGCCACCATGGAGCAGAAGACTATGCCCCAGCCTGTGGGTGTCCTTCTGGCATCTGTTTTTAGTATCTAGTAAGGTGTGAAAGGAGCAGTAGCTCACATTTACTGAGtgatttgtgtgtgagagagaagggggagcaGTTGTGCTCAAtttaacacccccccacacactaatCAAGACTGGACTTCAAACCTCTTCAGTCTAAGACAAGGGTGTATCCAGTTCCAGACTATGTTCTActgccttgtctgtctgtctgtatgtttgcTATGTGTCTCAGGCCAGCCTCACACccatgatcttcctgtctcagcctgctgagtgctgagtGTGAACAGGGTGCTTCCCCTTTCATTTTTGTGGAGGTCCCTGAGGCTCAGGTTAGTCCACATCCTTGTCttgaggtcacacagctggtaaGTGAAGATCACTCCTAGATCATCTGACTAACACTGGTGCTGATACTCTTAGCTCTTAGAGGGCTGCAAgcagattctcagaacccaccCGCCTTCTTCTCCTCTGACCATCTGAGAGTCTGGATGGATTCCTACTAAGAATGAACGAGAATCTAGCTCTTCCTAGCCTGTGCTCACCGGTGGCAAAAGCATCTATGCTGCCTACGACAATGGAGTCCCACTTTTGGAGCCTCTGCCTTCACACTGGATGCCGGGGCTTTGGGGTTTTGCTGAATGTTCTGTAGCTATAGGATTCAGCTTCTtgtctataaaatgagaatagaAAATGATAGCACTTGCCTTTTGAGAGTCAGCTGAGATAAGTGAAAGGGAGGCAGCTATCATTAGCTAGGCAAAATGCTTAGCCCTCCTTGGGCAACAGAACCTCCTGGGGAGCCTTGGAAACCAAGGATAGCTTGATCCCACCCCTTATGCCAGGAATGGGTCCCAAGACCTTGACCACTGAGCTGCATATCCCATGCTAGCCAGTCAGCCTGAGTCATTCTGAAGGTGGCCTCCGGGAATAGTGTCTTTCCTAAGCTCCTGAGATGTGAAATGACAATCATATCCCTGAAGTTTCACCTCAGCTTGGAGATCTGAGAATCCCagggcaagaaaagaaaatgggtgatGCTGGAATACTTAGTGTACACAGCAGCTTCACCATATGAAGATGTAGTCAGTGCTCTCAGTGCCCTCTGCACTGTTGGCATCATCTTTGCTTTTACAGGTAAAGGGTCCAGTGTGTAGAGATTAGTCCTCAAAGCCACAAAGCTCAGATCGGAGTGCGACCCTAAGCCCCACATTCGCTGTTGTTCTACAGAGCTGCCTGTAGCTGCCTTCAGAGCTACTCCTCTGGGTTTCAGTCCTATGAGGGCACCTTCTTCactgtctttccttcctccaaggtCATGGATGGAAATGTCATAACTGCAAAGAGAACAGCAGCCGTGTCTGCCATTGCCACCAAGGTAAGTCCAGCAGCTATGCTGTGCTAGGCAGGTTAGATCTGGAGAAGCGAGAAATGCGGAACATACTGTCTGCCTTTATTCATAGCTGGAACTCCATGTACCAAACATGAGTTATTAAGTGAACACAGTAACTCACACAGTTGTTGAATGTGTGCCACATGATTCCAAATAGTTCAGAGGCACAATtccctgtcttcctgtctcaaaaactaaaatggaaagtgattgacatttttaaaaaatcaaatggctCTTTAATGGATTATATACTAATTATTAATAAATGTCACTACATGTTTAActatttcataatttttattaattagtaaATAATCTGTAGTATGTTTAGAATTTGCTGAAAAAAATAATACCCTCCCAAACCCACATTGTATGTTAGAAatgtgaaatgaaacaaaattaaaaacattggaagtgactttttattttttttaaatgaggccTCACTATGTTGCCCATGCTGGACATGAATATTTAGGCTCGGATGGctcacttgcctcagcctcccacaaaGCTAGGTCTACAGGCACACACCCCTATTTGTGACTAAAGAGATGAGATTTCACATGATTCAGAAATGACCTCCCTGATAGGGTGACATTTGAGAGAGGACTGACATCAGTGAGTGGAGCACTGCAGGACCATGCAAAGTAGGAGGCCAGGCAAGTGTTGCTGGTAATGTCCTCAACAGTGCAGAGGCACCCCATGAGAAAGATGGAGAGTTTGTAGAGGATATAGTTAAGGAAAAGAAGTTTAGAATAGGGTATTAACCTGGGATAGCTACAATTCCAGCAGTTGGgagtaaggcaggaggatcaccgtGAGTTATAAGATAGCCTGTACTAtataatgagaccatgtctcaaaagacatAGTAGAGGAAAACAGGATTCTGTGGGAAAGATtggaatctgtttttttttttcagtaatttaaGTAGGACAAGGACTTGGGATGCTGGTTTTCCTATACATAGCAGAAGTTCCATGGCTCAGGGGAGGGTTGGCATGGCAGATCAGGTGTTTAGATTATTTAGATGGTGGATGGCTCTTGAAAAACAACACGTAAGGttgacctctgtcctctacaGGCATgtccacatgtatacacacacacacacacacacacacacacacacacacacacacacacacaaagggtcCACATAAGAATTGAGTACTGGCATATAGTAGGTACTCAAGGAAGGCTCCTTCCTTCTTGCCCCTTTCTACAGAGGGCAAATGGAAACAAAGTGACATCTCCGTGGTACCCACCAGCTCTTAAGGGTAGCTGAAGCCTCCTGGCCACCTGATAttccactgtttttgttttcacccACTGACTTTTATCACCCTGTTTCCTCTCAGTTTTTGAAACCCCCAGATAGTGACGTGCTGTGCATCCTTGGGGCTGGGGTCCAGGCGTATAGTCATTATGAGATCTTCACAGAACAGTTCTCCTTCAAGGAGGTGAGTGAGGGCGGGGtctggggagggggagatgggACAGGGGTCTCCAGGTCCCACCCAACACAGACAAACAGTGGGGTGAGTCCAGTGTAGATCACCCTTACCTTTATGACTTGCCCATGGAGACAAGAACTGAGAGGCCTAACCACCTCTTTTCAGACTCATGGCTCACAGGGCACACACTTGGGGATGCCACCAGCCACCCAAGTGATCCTGTGACAATCCTTGGGTATCAGCTGCACATCTGCCCCTCCCTGTGCTTCCCTTAAAAGACTCTGGGAGGCTTTAAGAATTTAGGGCTTTGGATCCAGAATCAGGGTGAGACCTGGTGAGCAGAATATGTTGAGTCATTTGTCCTTATTGATCAGCTAGGatataaaacttatttttctatCTCCCATATTTCGTGATGAGAGTCTTTGCACCTTATTTCTAGGTCAAGGGTGGGAGCGTCAGACCCATTGAATCTTATTAGTAAATTCACAAGAGCTCAACTCACGATGCTGCCAGCACCTTCCGGGATTCTGTGGCTTTCACATTGGTCTTTTATAAGCTATActattcacttgaaaaatatttgctttttaatcCTTCCTTACACTTCATTGAGCAATCTCTCCCATGACAAAGAACTCTTTTTATGAATCTTGTATTTGCTGAAACTCCAGTATAGGACTTCAAACGTAGACTAAGTTCCACACTGTCTTTGCCCAGTTAtatttccatttcacagatgtggaaactgagacTGAATGAGGGAAATCATTGCAGAAATAATATAAGTAAAGGAAAAGTTTGTGCCAGGCCTGCATGACTCCAGACCCTTCTCTGTAACCATTAAACCATCAAGGCATGTCCTGGCCTAAGACTGGAAAGTGtccactttttttaaaagagaggccATTTTCATTTGTCTGAGCAAATATCCCGTCACCTTAATGCTAAGTCCTTGATCAAATGCCCATTCTTTAAAGACATGGTTGTCACCATCTCAGAGCAGTGTGGATTGGTGTGGCATAAGCAGTGAAGAAATGCATTAATGTCCCTTTTGCTACCCACTATAAGGTGAGAATATGGAACCGCACTAGGGAAAATGCAGAGAAGTTTGCAAGCACAGTGCAAGGAGATGTTCGGGTCTGTTCATCGGTGCAGGAGGCTGTGACAGGTGCTGATGTCATCATCACAGTCACCATGGCAACAGAGCCCATTTTATTTGGTGACTGGGTGAAGCCAGGGGCTCACATCAATGGTAAGTAGAGAGGCTTCAGGCTCGAGCACTGGATCCAGACTCTGTAAAAGTACTTTCTCCATCATACAgaatgccaattttttttttatttttctttgagttagggtcttgctatgcatcTCGACTAGCTTTAAActtgctatcctcctgcctcagcctcctgagtgcttagatTATAGGTGTCTATCCACACTCCTGTCTGTGCGTGCTTTCTTAAGGGTATCAGAAATGTGTGAGCCTGAAGTgcaaggcaggaagatggagaattgaaggatagcctgggctacttacagagaacctgtttcaaaaaaaaaaaaaaaaccaaagacaaggacagtaaaactgtctcaaaatgtgaaaagaaaaattaaacataaattaaacatgaatattttacTAATTAATGCCCTGTGGAATGGAACATTGCCACAAATGGTCAGCCACTGCTTCATTCTTAAATGTGACAACATTCAAATCCTAATGGGAAAACATATagtgtttcattttggtttgtttggattgATTTCTTGAGACAAAGTTGCTCTGTGTGGCCATTGAACTTGTAACCTTCCCTCCTGTGCTTCCCTAGACTTGCATGTCAGACCTGATCCACTGCTCTGGTCTGAATAGTTTGTTCTTAGCATATAAAACTACAAACAATTTCCAAAAATAATGACAGCACAAAGAGGATTTAACATTTAATGTGTGGActaagaggtggggtgggggggtattCTAAACATAAGGACACTTGGGGCCTCTGAAGATCTTCAAATAACTATAGAGAATATGGCAAGAAATGGGCTATATAAAATACTTAACTATTGTAGATACTGTCCTGAATTCTGTACATGTGTGCACGAGTGTGCATGTATACCCATCAGTGtttgtggtgtatgcatgtgtgtgtgtcgaTGTCAGATGTTTTCCACAATTACTCTCCATCTTGCTTTTGATACATCTCTCACAGCATCCAACACTCACTAATTAGCTAGAGAACTAACTCCAGGGATTGCCTGTTTCTGTCTACTGCCCACCTACCCCACAATGTCACAGATATGAGTACCCATGACAACAGTTTTTACATGCGTTCTAGGTACATAATTCCACAGCAAGTATTTTACTGTTTGATCTATGTTCCCAACCCTTTCAATTatgatatattaatattatatatgtacatctaatgtatatatgcatattatatgtgtgtatatgtgttatatatagtCACTTAATTCTTCTAGCAACCTTTTAAGATAAGAAGCAATAATTATTATATCCCTTAGTTTATTGGTGGGTAACCAAGGTAAGGAGACATTAAGTAACTTTCAAAAGTCAGAGACTCTTGGGGCCAAAGTTGGGTTTGAACTGAGGAAGTCTGTCCTCAGAACCCCGGCTCTGTGCTCTTGAACATGGCAATAAGAAGTCTGGCTTTGattgccagccagccaggcaatCAGCTAGGCAGCCAGCCCGCCAAGGATTGAGGATAGAAGCAGTGCTCCACCATGTTATGACAAGAACATGGTGTCATCTCAGAAGCTGAGCGCTCTGCCCACATAGGCAGATGAGCAGGCAGGAGTCAAGTCAAGAGATGTGTGTTCATTCATAAATGTTTACTTACTCTGTTCCATGTGTCAGCCATTGTCCTCGCTGCAGGGTGATGCCACAGTAAACAGAGCATCCGAGGTCATGGCTTTTCTCTTGGCTTTATTCTGCTTGTGAGGAGCCTGTGCAGCCAACAGGACACTGAAAGAGCCTGGCAGTGGAAGCAGAAGGGGAAAGTTGAAGTAGATCCTTTTGATCCACTTACCGGAAAAGCTGCCTGGGGAGGTGACTTGGGGCTGTGACCCAAATAACAAGGAAGAGCAAGTCATGTCAAGGACTGAAAAGAGGATGTTCCAGGCAGACAGAAGATTACAAGCAAAGGGGAGTGAACACAACAATTTGAGGACTAAGCCAAAGTGAAGTCAAGGTCTCAGTCTGCAGGGAACTGATGCCATGAAACAGGCCCAGGAAGAAACCAAAAGGTGGCTTAGTTGGCCCGTAAAAGGTAGATCCAGGTGTGCATCTTGGAATCAAAACTGTCTAAAATGACTTGAGAGATCCAGAGGGACAGTTCTTGGTGAAATGTGTTCCCTGGGGCAGAACTGAAGTTGCAGCTGACTGatttggtttttgtgttgtttttcaaaTTTGATACAACACAATGAGAATCCACTCAAGGTTAGGCTGGTCCTCTGCTTAAAGTCTCACAAGCATGAAATCTGTGTTCACTAGACTATAACCTCATATAGTATCAAAGGTCCTCTTCCAGGCTTGTGGGGTGGCAGGGTTCAGCCCCATATGCTATAGACAGAGGGCCTATTTCTGGGGGTTACTCTCATTTCCTAAGGATTTCCCACCACCCCAAAGCCAGCTACAGTGAGTCCTTTACATTCATTCTCtatatccatctatctatctatctatctatctatctatctatctacctacctactacttacctacctacct
The DNA window shown above is from Cricetulus griseus strain 17A/GY chromosome 3, alternate assembly CriGri-PICRH-1.0, whole genome shotgun sequence and carries:
- the Crym gene encoding ketimine reductase mu-crystallin isoform X2 — encoded protein: MRRAPAFLSAAEVQEHLRSSSLLIPPLETALANFSRGPDGGVMQPVRTVVPVAKHRGFLGVMPAYSAAEDALTTKLVTFYEGHSNTSTIPSHQASVLLFEPSNGSLLAVMDGNVITAKRTAAVSAIATKFLKPPDSDVLCILGAGVQAYSHYEIFTEQFSFKEVRIWNRTRENAEKFASTVQGDVRVCSSVQEAVTGADVIITVTMATEPILFGDWVKPGAHINAVGASRPDWRELDDELMKQAVLYVDSREAALKESGDVLLSGADIFAELGEVVSGVKPAHCEKTTVFKSLGMAVEDLVAAKLVYDSWSSGK